The following is a genomic window from Desertibacillus haloalkaliphilus.
GCTCTAGAGCATAAAAGTGAAGGATTAGTGTTTGGGATTGGTGCGAACATGTTCAAATTAACTGGAGCCGTAATTGCATTTGGTGTGCTTTCTGCTTATTTAGTAGGGCTGACTAGGATGCTTGTTGAAATGTTGATTAATTCGTAAAGGACGTGTTTTTAGGTGGAGAGACGAGGGAAGCAAACATGGCATTTTGATCAACCTGTATACATACAGGGGTCTGGAACTGCAGTTGGC
Proteins encoded in this region:
- a CDS encoding SpoVA/SpoVAEb family sporulation membrane protein, yielding AMSPTLATLILLAALATGFGIYDKLGQFAGAGSLVPVTGFSNAMTSAALEHKSEGLVFGIGANMFKLTGAVIAFGVLSAYLVGLTRMLVEMLINS